The region CAGGAGAGGATGCTTCTTTCAATCCATCAAGCAGTTGATTATCAGCTTAGCCTTATAAACAACCTTATTGAAATGTCAAAAATACAGACAAGTAAGTCAGAATTAAAAATTGAAAAAGTCGATTTGTCAGAGATTATAACCGATGTATCCTATCAGTTCATTGATATTTCGTCGAAAAAAGGAATAAAGCTCGAGATAGAAGAAAACAAACTCCCCAAGGAATTTTACACAGATGCTTCGAAGCTAAAAAGAATTTTAATCAACCTTCTTGACAACGCTTTCAAATTTACAATAAGTGGAAAGATAAAGATTTCAGTATCTCCTCACAACGGCGATGTTTACTTTGAAGTAAAGGATACAGGCATAGGCATCAAGAAGGAATTTCTCGATAGAATATTCGATAGGTATTCAATTGAAAAGGGCGCAATGAACAGGGAGCTAAATCCTTCGGGAACAGGAATAGGTCTTTATCTAACCAGGGAACTTGTAGAACTCCTTGGAGGCAAAATAAAGCTGTTTTCGGAATACGGAAAAGGCACAACTGTTTACTTCACTATACCTAATATAAAAAAGGAGGGCTGAGCCCCCTTTTATTCAAAAACAATCATAATATCTCCTGCGTTTATATTATCTCCCTTCTTTACCCGTACCTCTTTTATCACACCATCTCTATCTGAGAGGACACTGTTCTCCATTTTCATTGCTTCCATTACTATTACTTTATCCCCCTTATTCACATAGTCTCCTGCAGATACCAGAACGTCAAGAATAATTCCTGTCATGGGGGATATCAATGAACCACCCGTTGAATGTTCGGGGCTTTTATGTTGCGCGGTTTTCTCAGCGATGCTTTCAGAGGAAACTTTTCGAACAGGAGCGGTTCTTTGAACCCCGGAAGTCGATCCCTGTTCCTCCGAAGCCGGAACCTCCTGGAGGTTTTGAATTTCTTCTACTTCCACCAGATACTCTTTGCCGTTGACTCTCACCCTGTATTTTTTCAACACGCCTT is a window of Kosmotoga arenicorallina S304 DNA encoding:
- a CDS encoding biotin/lipoyl-containing protein, producing MLKKYRVRVNGKEYLVEVEEIQNLQEVPASEEQGSTSGVQRTAPVRKVSSESIAEKTAQHKSPEHSTGGSLISPMTGIILDVLVSAGDYVNKGDKVIVMEAMKMENSVLSDRDGVIKEVRVKKGDNINAGDIMIVFE